One Scytonema millei VB511283 genomic window carries:
- a CDS encoding flippase — MFKPIETISQRLNPQLRKVAVNTSWLFADRILRMGVGLIVGVWVARYLGTQQFGLLNYATAFVALLTPFATLGLDNIVVREIVRNSSHKNEILGTTFFLKFLGGFVLVGLALISISLLRSGEQLTYWVVSVLSAGVIFQAFDTIDLQFQAQVQSKYTVIAKNLAFITIAFVKIILIQINASLIAFAWVVLAESVLGAIGLAINYRVQGYSLLAWRWSLTRAIALLKESWALMLSGLTIMIYMRIDQLMLGEMIDDRAVGLYSAATRISEVWYFIPMAISTSVFPTIIEAKAISESLYYQRIKQLLRLMVFLSTAIAIPMTFLSKTLVVGLFGQEYIAASSILAIHIWASLFVFMGVATSPWFITEGLTKLSLQRTLIGAIANVLLNFLLIPTCSGNGAAIATVISYAIAAFVANYFNKNTKKIFFIQIDSLLIKYWSKTK, encoded by the coding sequence ATGTTCAAACCAATTGAAACTATTAGCCAGAGATTAAATCCTCAGTTACGCAAAGTTGCGGTAAATACTAGTTGGCTATTTGCTGACCGCATTCTCCGTATGGGTGTAGGGCTTATTGTGGGTGTATGGGTAGCTCGTTATTTAGGAACACAGCAATTTGGTTTGTTAAACTATGCCACTGCGTTTGTAGCTTTGCTAACACCATTTGCAACTTTAGGTTTGGATAACATCGTAGTTCGTGAAATTGTACGGAACTCTTCACATAAGAATGAAATTCTTGGTACTACTTTCTTTCTCAAATTTCTTGGCGGATTTGTATTAGTTGGATTAGCACTTATTAGCATCTCCCTGCTGCGTTCAGGAGAGCAGCTAACTTACTGGGTAGTCAGTGTTTTGTCAGCTGGAGTAATTTTTCAAGCTTTTGACACAATTGATTTGCAGTTTCAGGCGCAGGTTCAATCAAAATATACGGTTATTGCTAAGAATCTAGCGTTTATTACGATCGCCTTTGTCAAAATAATTTTGATTCAAATTAATGCATCTCTAATAGCTTTTGCTTGGGTAGTTTTGGCAGAAAGCGTGTTAGGTGCAATTGGATTAGCGATCAACTACCGAGTGCAAGGATATAGCCTTTTAGCTTGGCGTTGGAGCCTTACCCGTGCGATCGCCTTACTAAAAGAAAGTTGGGCGCTGATGCTTTCGGGGCTGACAATTATGATTTATATGCGGATCGATCAGCTGATGCTAGGAGAGATGATTGACGATCGCGCCGTTGGGCTTTACTCAGCAGCGACTCGGATCTCTGAAGTCTGGTACTTTATACCGATGGCGATTTCCACTTCTGTTTTTCCAACAATCATCGAGGCGAAGGCGATAAGTGAGAGTCTTTACTATCAGCGCATAAAACAGCTATTGCGGCTGATGGTATTCTTATCCACCGCGATCGCAATACCTATGACTTTTCTATCAAAAACCTTAGTTGTAGGGTTGTTCGGTCAAGAATATATTGCAGCCAGTTCCATTCTTGCCATCCATATTTGGGCATCTCTATTCGTCTTTATGGGTGTTGCTACTTCTCCTTGGTTTATCACTGAAGGTTTGACAAAGCTTTCTTTACAAAGAACGTTGATTGGTGCGATCGCTAATGTGTTACTAAATTTTCTCTTAATTCCTACTTGCTCTGGGAATGGTGCGGCTATTGCCACAGTAATTTCTTATGCGATCGCTGCTTTTGTAGCTAACTATTTTAACAAAAACACAAAGAAAATATTTTTCATTCAAATAGACTCATTACTGATTAAATATTGGAGTAAGACAAAATGA
- a CDS encoding glycosyltransferase family 2 protein yields the protein MYQTSTLDRYYHQSPHLNRIEGGKRTHVFLDKKRACNLPLISIVTIVRNSEEYIERTIKSVIEQTYQNLEYIIIDGDSTDQTLNIIKKYSNKIDYWLSEPDRGIYDAMNKGIALASGEIIAVLNAGDYYLPNTVELVIALYQASDKKHTLIAGTTQVTTRHGVTYNYVPILENIDKRMSVPQPSLFIPIETYKCFGLYSLNYRIISDYDFLLRIHKNIRLLCIPRVITHMAPMGASGNYFVKNIELHRLRVSHGAHYLYSIMIMLIFFLLNCLRFMLEKMGIWWMAEKIIYKKYDS from the coding sequence ATGTATCAAACTTCAACTTTAGATCGCTACTATCACCAATCTCCACATTTAAATCGAATAGAAGGAGGTAAAAGAACTCATGTGTTTCTTGATAAAAAAAGAGCGTGTAATCTCCCATTAATTAGTATTGTTACTATAGTTAGAAATTCTGAGGAATATATAGAAAGAACTATAAAAAGCGTAATTGAACAAACTTATCAAAATCTTGAATATATTATTATTGATGGTGATTCTACTGACCAAACTTTAAATATAATCAAGAAATACAGTAATAAAATAGACTACTGGTTGAGCGAACCTGATCGAGGTATATATGATGCAATGAATAAAGGAATTGCTTTAGCATCTGGTGAAATTATCGCTGTTTTGAATGCTGGAGATTATTACCTTCCTAATACTGTAGAGTTAGTCATTGCTTTGTACCAGGCGAGTGACAAGAAACATACTCTAATAGCTGGTACTACACAAGTTACCACTAGGCATGGTGTTACGTATAATTATGTACCCATTCTAGAAAATATTGATAAACGAATGTCTGTACCACAACCATCTTTATTCATTCCAATCGAGACATATAAATGCTTTGGTTTATATTCCCTAAACTATCGGATTATAAGTGATTATGATTTTCTCCTCCGCATACATAAAAATATAAGGTTGCTTTGCATTCCACGAGTTATAACTCATATGGCACCGATGGGAGCTTCTGGTAATTATTTTGTGAAAAATATAGAATTACATCGATTGCGAGTCTCACATGGTGCTCATTATCTTTACTCTATAATGATAATGCTAATATTCTTTCTATTAAACTGCTTGCGTTTTATGCTTGAAAAAATGGGAATTTGGTGGATGGCTGAGAAAATAATTTATAAAAAGTATGATTCATAG
- a CDS encoding beta strand repeat-containing protein: protein MAPTFNISGATIVEGETTSLVFTISLSEPLAFSQILKYSTVNATATSGQDYTAASNLTVTFNPGETVKTISIPILNDNINETDETFLVNVFIPKGTPLNSGTTDILTVTGVGKLTDTKVADITTTLPTNVENLALTSTANINGMGNGGNNVLTGNSGSNTLEGLAGNDNLDGKAGTDTLKGGIGDDTYTIDSTDTVVEDLNAGIDTVRANFNYSLSTSTPNVENLTLLGTEDLTGTGNSSNNNLIGNSGNNTLDGQAGNDILDGKAGADILTGGIGDDTYVLDNVGDTVIEDADPSSDTIQANFTYSLANLANVENLTLLGTSQIDGTGNSSDNTLIGNSNSNTLTGGAGNDVLNGGAGIDTLIGGVGDDRYVLDNPSDNPIESDSSGNDTGGRDTIETDFSYTLKDRFETLVLTGTGKIEGIGNSVANTITGNSSDNLLDGGLGNDTLAGGTGNDIYIVDNVADRVTEYGGQGVDTILSSINYERSLDSNVENLTLTGSATTGVGNTINNILIGNNLNNTLSGDSGNDTLDGGVGADNLSGGTNNDTYIVDNTGDVVTESSTLANEIDLVQASVSYTLTNNVEDLTLTGIHGAGTGNNLNNKITGNIGINTLRGNGGDDSLYGGDGDDWLLDDSGNGNDLLDGGAGKDYLKGGVGNDTYIVDNFRDQVVETWSSGGDTGGNDTVKSSITYSLGTNVENLTLTDLASNGTGNSLNNSVVGNNIANTLDGKEGNDYLDGGGGKDLIIGGLGNDTLDGSTGDIDTLYGGLGDDTYLVGLPEDIIVEAANEGFDTVNSAATSYTISDNVENLVLYQGNISGTGNDLDNNISVDSSQTTQYANIINGGAGNDTMSGRLGNDVYYVDSTGDIVVESAGTDTGFDTVHTSVSYTLTDNVEKLVLTGFDALNGIGNTGNNVLIGNTSNNTLEGLAGNDYLDGGLGSDIMKGGDGDESYVVDNAGDVVEENSNAGVDLVFSSINYTLTTNVENLTLTGSADTNGTGNDIDNLISGNSGANRLAGDTGNDTLLGGAGNDTLVGQGANDTLVGGLGADRFDYNTGAAFSTFDIGVDIISDFKTSELDKIVLGKITFGLTSNVGNGFSSAGEFASVSTDAAAKSSTSKIVYSLETGNLFYNPDLGVLGGESAVAQLSGKPTLSANDFIIA, encoded by the coding sequence ATGGCTCCTACATTCAATATCAGTGGTGCTACAATTGTCGAGGGTGAAACTACTAGCCTAGTTTTCACAATTAGCCTTTCAGAACCTCTTGCCTTTAGTCAAATCTTAAAATACAGTACAGTTAATGCTACAGCTACGAGCGGACAGGACTATACGGCTGCTAGTAATTTAACTGTCACTTTTAATCCAGGTGAAACTGTTAAGACTATTAGCATTCCCATTCTCAATGACAACATTAACGAAACAGATGAAACATTCTTAGTTAATGTTTTCATTCCTAAAGGCACTCCCCTTAATAGCGGTACTACAGACATTCTGACAGTTACTGGAGTTGGTAAACTTACTGACACTAAAGTTGCAGATATCACCACAACTTTACCTACCAACGTTGAAAATCTGGCTCTTACTAGTACTGCTAATATTAATGGCATGGGTAATGGTGGTAACAACGTTCTGACGGGTAATAGTGGCTCTAATACCCTAGAGGGACTGGCAGGTAACGATAACCTAGATGGTAAAGCAGGTACTGATACCTTAAAGGGTGGAATTGGTGACGACACTTACACCATTGATAGTACAGACACAGTTGTCGAAGATTTAAATGCAGGCATTGATACTGTTCGAGCTAACTTTAACTATTCTTTATCAACCTCAACCCCTAACGTCGAAAATCTTACCTTACTGGGAACTGAAGATCTGACTGGAACTGGTAACAGCAGCAATAATAACCTAATTGGTAACAGTGGTAACAATACCCTTGATGGTCAGGCTGGCAACGACATCCTTGATGGCAAAGCTGGCGCTGATATTTTAACAGGTGGAATTGGTGACGATACTTACGTTCTAGATAACGTAGGAGACACGGTTATTGAAGATGCCGATCCAAGTAGCGATACCATTCAAGCTAATTTCACTTACTCCTTAGCTAATCTTGCCAACGTAGAGAACTTAACTCTTTTGGGAACTAGCCAAATCGATGGCACGGGCAACAGTAGCGATAATACACTCATTGGTAATAGTAATAGCAATACTCTGACAGGTGGTGCGGGCAACGATGTTCTTAATGGTGGTGCTGGTATTGACACGCTTATAGGTGGTGTTGGAGATGATAGATACGTTCTCGATAACCCAAGCGATAATCCGATTGAATCTGACAGTAGTGGTAATGACACCGGCGGCAGAGACACCATTGAAACTGATTTCAGCTATACCCTGAAAGACAGATTTGAGACATTAGTCTTGACGGGAACTGGCAAGATTGAAGGGATAGGTAACAGCGTTGCTAATACTATAACTGGCAATAGTAGTGACAACCTCCTTGATGGTGGACTTGGTAATGATACGCTAGCTGGAGGAACTGGCAACGACATTTATATTGTTGACAACGTTGCTGATAGAGTGACTGAATACGGCGGTCAAGGCGTTGACACGATTCTGTCATCAATAAATTATGAGCGATCGCTAGATAGCAACGTTGAAAATTTAACTCTGACTGGAAGTGCTACCACTGGGGTTGGTAATACCATCAATAACATCCTTATCGGCAATAATCTCAATAACACTCTCAGTGGTGATAGCGGTAACGATACTCTTGATGGTGGAGTTGGAGCTGATAACCTCTCTGGTGGAACAAACAACGATACATATATTGTGGACAACACTGGAGATGTCGTTACGGAAAGCTCCACGTTGGCGAATGAGATTGACCTCGTACAAGCGTCAGTTTCTTATACTTTGACGAACAACGTTGAAGATTTGACTTTGACCGGAATTCATGGTGCTGGCACTGGTAATAATCTCAATAACAAGATAACTGGCAATATTGGCATCAACACTCTTAGAGGAAACGGTGGTGATGATTCTCTTTATGGAGGAGATGGAGATGACTGGCTTCTCGATGATTCTGGAAATGGAAATGATTTGCTAGATGGTGGTGCTGGCAAAGATTATCTCAAAGGCGGAGTTGGCAACGATACATATATTGTTGATAATTTCAGAGATCAAGTTGTAGAAACCTGGAGTTCTGGAGGCGATACTGGTGGCAATGACACCGTTAAGTCTTCCATCACTTATTCTCTGGGAACTAATGTTGAGAATCTCACCTTAACCGATTTAGCTAGCAACGGTACCGGCAATAGCTTGAATAACTCAGTTGTTGGTAACAACATAGCCAATACCCTTGACGGTAAAGAAGGCAACGACTACCTCGATGGTGGTGGTGGCAAAGACCTGATTATTGGTGGGCTTGGTAACGATACTCTTGATGGCAGTACGGGTGATATCGACACCTTGTATGGAGGACTGGGAGACGATACTTATTTAGTTGGTCTACCGGAAGACATAATTGTAGAAGCTGCTAATGAGGGGTTTGATACTGTCAACTCCGCAGCAACTTCCTATACTATCAGCGATAACGTTGAAAACTTAGTGCTATACCAAGGCAACATTAGTGGTACTGGTAATGATTTAGATAACAACATTTCAGTTGATAGTAGTCAGACTACTCAATATGCCAACATCATTAATGGTGGTGCAGGCAACGACACCATGTCTGGTAGGCTAGGTAATGATGTGTACTACGTTGACAGTACTGGCGATATCGTTGTTGAGTCAGCAGGAACTGATACAGGTTTTGATACTGTTCATACCTCAGTCAGTTACACGTTAACAGATAACGTAGAGAAACTTGTTCTCACTGGCTTTGATGCTCTCAATGGTATTGGTAATACTGGTAATAACGTTTTAATTGGTAATACTAGCAATAACACCCTTGAAGGTCTGGCAGGCAACGATTACCTAGATGGTGGGCTAGGCAGCGACATCATGAAAGGAGGCGACGGTGACGAATCTTATGTAGTTGATAATGCTGGAGATGTAGTAGAAGAAAATTCCAATGCGGGTGTCGATCTCGTATTTTCTTCCATCAACTACACTCTCACGACTAATGTAGAAAACTTGACTTTAACTGGAAGTGCAGACACTAACGGTACTGGAAACGATATTGATAACCTCATTTCTGGTAATAGTGGTGCTAATAGGCTTGCAGGTGATACGGGAAATGACACGCTGCTTGGCGGTGCAGGCAATGACACCCTCGTAGGTCAAGGAGCCAACGATACTTTGGTGGGTGGACTTGGAGCCGATCGCTTCGATTACAATACTGGTGCTGCCTTCTCTACATTTGATATCGGTGTCGATATTATTAGCGATTTCAAGACCAGCGAATTAGACAAAATTGTCCTCGGCAAAATAACCTTCGGACTTACCAGCAATGTTGGTAATGGATTCAGTTCTGCTGGAGAGTTTGCATCAGTTAGTACGGATGCTGCTGCTAAAAGTAGTACTTCAAAAATCGTATACAGCTTAGAAACTGGAAATTTGTTCTACAACCCAGATCTAGGCGTATTAGGAGGAGAGTCAGCCGTCGCTCAGCTCTCTGGTAAACCTACTCTCAGTGCCAACGATTTTATCATTGCCTAA
- a CDS encoding FkbM family methyltransferase, giving the protein MYSAFQEYKLFIPKSYSNRSYSQDGEDMILNSIFDFKKKGFYVDIGAHHPKRFSNTYFFYKKGWSGINVDAMPGSMKFFKKIRSRDINIEAAIAKASTEMTFFIFDDAALNTFERDLAQQRISQGYKIVKEKKIFTTTLQELLSQNLVATSQIDFMSIDVEGLDLEVIQSNNWQVFRPNYLLIECLNFHINNIQSNETYKFLREQGYDFFAKTCRTLIFQNSKL; this is encoded by the coding sequence ATGTATTCGGCATTTCAGGAATATAAATTGTTTATACCTAAGAGTTATTCAAATCGATCTTATTCACAAGATGGAGAAGACATGATATTAAACTCAATATTTGATTTCAAGAAAAAAGGCTTTTATGTTGATATCGGTGCTCATCATCCAAAACGTTTCTCTAATACATATTTTTTCTACAAAAAAGGCTGGTCAGGCATAAACGTTGATGCAATGCCTGGCAGTATGAAGTTTTTCAAGAAAATTAGATCAAGGGATATTAATATAGAAGCAGCAATCGCTAAAGCATCTACAGAGATGACATTTTTTATTTTTGATGATGCAGCTCTTAATACTTTTGAGCGAGATTTAGCTCAACAGAGAATTTCTCAAGGTTATAAAATTGTTAAAGAGAAAAAAATTTTTACTACGACTTTACAAGAATTGTTATCTCAAAACCTTGTAGCTACATCTCAAATAGATTTTATGTCTATTGATGTAGAAGGATTAGATTTAGAAGTTATTCAATCAAATAACTGGCAAGTTTTCAGACCTAACTATCTTTTAATTGAATGTTTGAATTTTCACATCAACAACATTCAAAGCAATGAAACGTATAAGTTCTTACGCGAACAAGGATACGATTTTTTTGCAAAAACTTGTAGAACCTTGATTTTTCAAAACTCAAAGCTTTAA
- a CDS encoding glycosyltransferase has protein sequence MKVDFSEICVAIAHDQLSLMGGIAGSEKVLLALRKLFSDAPVYTTLYNSEKIPDFFSQWDIRPSFIQKLPGAKTHYQMYLPLMPTAVEQLNFDGYDLVISSHHSVIKGIITPPETLHICYCHSPMRYAWDLYHLYLKNDVKQWQKPLVPWLMNYLRTWDRVSADRVDEFIANSHHVARRIKKYYRREAKVIYPPVDIRRFISTNTSEDFYLMVGRIVAYKRHDLAIEAFNKNGRNLIIIGDGPERSRLESPAKKNIKFLGRQSDDMIVDYMQRCRGFIFPGEEDFGIAPVEAMACGKPVIAYKKGGAIETVVEGVTGIFFVEATADSLNEAILALERVTWSSEQIATHTTLFSQERFSREIIDFLEIQLNRHQKRITEYF, from the coding sequence ATGAAAGTTGATTTTTCAGAAATTTGTGTAGCGATCGCACATGACCAATTGTCGTTAATGGGAGGAATAGCTGGTTCAGAAAAAGTATTATTAGCACTCAGAAAATTATTTTCAGATGCACCTGTTTACACTACTCTTTATAACTCTGAAAAAATACCTGACTTTTTTAGTCAATGGGATATTCGACCTTCATTCATTCAAAAACTACCAGGTGCAAAAACTCATTATCAAATGTATTTACCGCTGATGCCAACAGCAGTGGAGCAATTAAACTTTGACGGTTATGACTTAGTTATATCAAGTCATCATTCTGTTATTAAAGGTATTATTACGCCACCAGAAACCCTACATATCTGTTACTGCCATAGCCCCATGAGGTATGCATGGGATCTATATCACCTCTATCTGAAAAATGACGTTAAGCAATGGCAAAAACCTCTAGTTCCTTGGTTAATGAATTATTTGAGAACATGGGATCGGGTGAGTGCAGATAGAGTAGACGAGTTTATTGCTAACTCACACCATGTTGCTCGACGAATTAAAAAATACTATCGTCGGGAAGCAAAAGTGATTTATCCTCCTGTCGACATTCGACGCTTTATTTCTACTAATACTAGTGAAGATTTTTACTTGATGGTCGGACGTATAGTAGCTTATAAGCGCCATGATTTAGCAATAGAAGCATTTAATAAAAATGGACGGAATTTAATTATTATTGGCGATGGACCAGAACGATCTCGCCTTGAATCTCCAGCTAAGAAAAATATTAAATTTTTAGGTCGTCAGTCTGATGATATGATTGTTGATTATATGCAACGCTGCCGAGGATTTATTTTTCCTGGGGAAGAAGATTTTGGTATAGCTCCTGTTGAGGCGATGGCTTGTGGTAAGCCCGTAATCGCTTATAAAAAAGGTGGAGCGATCGAAACAGTTGTAGAAGGAGTAACAGGAATTTTCTTTGTAGAAGCAACTGCTGATTCTCTAAATGAAGCAATTTTGGCCTTGGAAAGAGTTACTTGGTCAAGCGAACAGATTGCTACACATACTACACTCTTTTCTCAAGAGAGATTTAGTAGAGAAATCATAGATTTTCTTGAAATACAGCTAAATAGGCATCAAAAGCGTATTACAGAGTATTTTTAG
- a CDS encoding hemolytic protein HlpA, which produces MSHWQLQTPITFIIFNRPDTTAKVFEAIREIKPPKLFVIADGPRNNKLHDVEKCHNTRLIIEQVDWDCEVVKNYSDINLGCQMRVSSGLKWVFSHVEETIILEDDCLPHPSFFRYCEELLTKYKCDYRIMSIAGVNFQQDQQETEYSYYFSQFHDCWGWATWKRAWQHFDFEMKLWSKIKNSGLLKDKLFDRRMFKHWDYEFSSTYNGRINSWYYRWLFSCWMQSGLGIFPSVNLVSNIGFSKDATHTIIKRSYSDLPTEAIDFPIKHPPFILRDIEADKLTQRTRFNTPISIRLQAKLQKIINDCILK; this is translated from the coding sequence ATGTCTCACTGGCAGTTACAAACTCCTATTACATTTATCATTTTCAATCGTCCTGACACTACTGCGAAAGTTTTTGAAGCGATCCGTGAAATTAAGCCTCCTAAACTGTTTGTTATTGCTGATGGACCTCGGAATAATAAATTGCATGATGTCGAAAAATGCCACAATACTCGTTTAATTATTGAACAAGTTGACTGGGATTGTGAAGTTGTCAAGAACTATTCAGATATTAACCTCGGCTGCCAGATGCGCGTTTCTAGCGGATTGAAATGGGTTTTCAGCCATGTAGAAGAGACTATAATTCTTGAAGATGATTGCCTTCCCCATCCTTCTTTTTTTCGCTATTGCGAAGAACTTCTTACTAAATACAAATGCGATTACCGAATTATGTCTATTGCTGGAGTTAACTTTCAGCAAGATCAGCAAGAAACTGAGTATAGTTATTACTTTTCTCAATTTCATGATTGCTGGGGCTGGGCAACTTGGAAACGAGCGTGGCAACACTTTGACTTCGAGATGAAGCTTTGGTCTAAAATTAAAAATAGTGGCTTGTTGAAAGACAAGTTATTTGACCGGAGAATGTTTAAACATTGGGATTATGAGTTTAGTTCCACATATAACGGACGTATCAACAGTTGGTACTACAGATGGCTATTTTCTTGCTGGATGCAAAGTGGACTTGGAATTTTTCCTAGTGTAAATTTAGTATCGAATATTGGTTTTAGTAAAGATGCAACACATACAATAATTAAAAGATCTTACTCTGACTTACCAACAGAAGCTATTGATTTTCCTATTAAACACCCTCCGTTTATTTTACGGGACATAGAAGCAGATAAACTAACTCAGAGGACGAGGTTTAACACGCCTATATCTATTCGATTACAAGCCAAGCTACAAAAAATAATTAATGATTGTATTCTGAAATAG
- a CDS encoding O-antigen ligase family protein, whose amino-acid sequence MKKQKSSSFVELVFSIAETVLVILALCILMGVVLDRSRVGVVAEDFGSVSPLAQLMNYSAYILGIFLGLSQYKRILKFAFKDIFLWVFIATTVLSSIWSENPILTIGRSTALFGVTILGTYLASRYSLTRLFQILCLSLGIVAISSLFFTWFSPSEAIVNDFGRSSWRWQGVLAHPTHFGRIMALSTVSWLLCLLSVQQYRIFSCGMILLSVILTFLSHAVSGYISILFVVALMTVLLTSRGRYRNLVLITWAVIIPSIVLGLLINHNLVLTSFNRDITLTGRIPLWIGVFEMIFQQPWFGYGYGAFWTGNGPSTIVWLIAGWKAAHAHNAILDIWLQVGLIGLVSFLLSLFRNIFKAIVELNRSNKLESLLPITFLVCLITINLVDSGLTAGNILWALYVFLSTYLSKQTITTVTARQMQIKKV is encoded by the coding sequence ATGAAGAAACAAAAATCATCTTCTTTTGTAGAATTAGTTTTTTCCATTGCAGAAACTGTTTTAGTAATCTTAGCTCTATGTATTTTAATGGGAGTCGTTTTAGATAGAAGCAGAGTGGGTGTCGTTGCAGAAGATTTTGGTTCTGTGAGTCCCTTAGCACAATTAATGAATTACAGTGCTTATATCTTGGGTATTTTTCTAGGATTATCGCAATATAAGCGGATTCTAAAATTTGCTTTCAAAGATATTTTTCTATGGGTATTTATCGCTACAACTGTTCTCTCCTCAATCTGGTCAGAGAATCCTATTCTTACTATAGGACGCAGCACTGCACTTTTTGGAGTAACAATACTTGGTACTTATCTAGCCTCTCGTTATAGCTTAACTAGATTATTTCAAATACTGTGTTTATCACTAGGCATAGTAGCTATATCTAGCTTATTTTTTACATGGTTTAGCCCATCTGAAGCAATAGTAAATGATTTCGGACGTAGTTCTTGGCGCTGGCAAGGAGTACTCGCACACCCCACACACTTTGGACGTATCATGGCGCTGAGTACGGTAAGTTGGCTGCTTTGCTTGCTGAGCGTGCAGCAATATCGCATATTTAGCTGTGGCATGATCTTACTGTCGGTTATCCTTACTTTTTTATCTCATGCTGTTAGTGGATATATATCAATACTTTTTGTTGTTGCTTTAATGACAGTACTGTTGACGAGTCGCGGTCGATATCGCAATCTAGTTCTCATTACTTGGGCAGTCATAATTCCTAGTATTGTTCTAGGCTTGCTAATCAACCATAATCTGGTACTTACTTCTTTTAATCGTGACATCACCTTGACTGGACGCATACCACTCTGGATTGGTGTTTTTGAAATGATTTTTCAACAACCCTGGTTTGGATATGGATACGGTGCTTTTTGGACAGGAAATGGACCTTCTACAATTGTTTGGTTAATTGCTGGTTGGAAAGCAGCTCATGCTCATAATGCAATATTAGATATTTGGTTACAAGTAGGTTTAATAGGTTTAGTTTCTTTTTTGCTTTCATTGTTTAGGAATATTTTTAAAGCAATTGTAGAATTGAACCGATCTAATAAACTTGAATCACTACTACCTATTACTTTTTTAGTTTGCTTAATTACAATCAACTTGGTAGACTCAGGGCTTACAGCAGGCAATATTCTGTGGGCTTTATACGTATTTCTATCAACTTATTTGAGCAAACAGACTATTACAACTGTGACGGCAAGGCAAATGCAGATAAAAAAAGTATAG